From a single Solanum dulcamara chromosome 4, daSolDulc1.2, whole genome shotgun sequence genomic region:
- the LOC129884813 gene encoding uncharacterized mitochondrial protein AtMg00810-like isoform X1, giving the protein MDGIFLSPRKYAIDLLKKFNVLNCKVAATPMNINEKLCHDDGTEMENATYFRSLVGGLNYLSHTRPDIAFSVGVVSRFMHSPSKLHLGAAKRILRYIAETTDHGIWYSKVALMIERADWVSCLIWDLEQFHGVQRSRKWWPYQLQRLNIL; this is encoded by the exons ATGGATGGCATATTCCTTTCACCAAGAAAATATGCAATAGAtcttttgaaaaaatttaaCGTGTTAAATTGTAAAGTTGCTGCTACGCCGATGAATATCAATGAGAAGTTGTGTCACGATGATGGTACTGAAATGGAAAATGCAACTTATTTTAGAAGTTTAGTTGGTGGTTTAAACTACTTGTCTCATACAAGGCCAGATATTGCTTTTTCTGTTGGAGTAGTGTCTAGATTTATGCACAGTCCAAGCAAGCTTCACCTTGGAGCTGCAAAGAGAATATTGAGATATATCGCAGAGACAACAGATCATGGAATTTGGTATTCTAAG GTAGCATTGATGATAGAAAGAGCAGATTGGGTTTCTTGTTTAATCTGGGACCTGGAGCAATTTCATGGAGTTCAAAGAAGCAGGAAGTGGTGGCCTTATCAACTTCAAAGGCTGAATATATTGTAG
- the LOC129884813 gene encoding uncharacterized protein LOC129884813 isoform X2, whose protein sequence is MGKSMMQARGVPKCFWVEAVATAVYLLNISPTKVIFNRTPYEAWRVTGQVALMIERADWVSCLIWDLEQFHGVQRSRKWWPYQLQRLNIL, encoded by the exons ATGGGCAAAAGCATGATGCAAGCTAGAGGTGTGCCAAAGTGTTTTTGGGTTGAAGCTGTTGCCACTGCTGTCTATTTGCTGAATATTTCACCTACCAAAGTCATTTTCAATCGAACACCATATGAAGCATGGAGAG TGACTGGGCAGGTAGCATTGATGATAGAAAGAGCAGATTGGGTTTCTTGTTTAATCTGGGACCTGGAGCAATTTCATGGAGTTCAAAGAAGCAGGAAGTGGTGGCCTTATCAACTTCAAAGGCTGAATATATTGTAG
- the LOC129884814 gene encoding ankyrin repeat-containing protein BDA1-like, with protein MDRRLREAAQKGDVHQLQSLIKEVPFLLSTVSLAGSNETPLHIACLSVHLEFAKEIIHLRPEFARELNQDGFSPLHIASANGDIEIMKELLNADRNLCLLKGKDRRIPLHYAVIKGRKHVIRELLVASPDSAAEVTARDETCLHLAVKNHQFEAFKLLLENLKEFNKHGLLNKKDIQGNTVLHLAVSTKQYEVIDLLLDENFVAKGTIEVNSLNKGGLTPLEVLLEEAGDRDIEEILRTSGAVSAENLRSLQQEGLPQSWVVPVQDPSNDQSSREQTRDGPRSNSKKLQDFFKYNKTKDCPGKVRDTLLVITILIATATYQTVLSPPGGVWQDTYWPDHNNSSSSDDITSLRHIAGQSVMGTNNPISYGLFLVFNSIGFFVSLHTINFLTIGFPLQLELQVSLVALIATYDTVMSAITPNRGISLFFTIFSIVFPVFLPHITKLLRNHCKKPKFIIKICELFR; from the exons ATGGACAGAAGGCTGAGGGAGGCTGCTCAAAAAGGAGATGTGCATCAGTTGCAAAGCTTGATCAAAGAAGTCCCTTTTCTGCTCAGCACAGTTTCATTAGCAGGTAGTAATGAAACTCCTCTGCATATTGCTTGTTTGAGTGTCCATCTTGAGTTTGCTAAGGAGATTATTCATTTGAGGCCAGAATTTGCAAGAGAACTAAACCAGGATGGTTTCAGCCCTTTGCATATTGCCTCAGCAAATGGAGATATAGAGATTATGAAGGAGCTATTGAACGCTGACCGTAATCTATGCCTTCTCAAGGGGAAGGACAGAAGAATTCCCCTTCACTATGCAGTAATCAAAGGCAGAAAACATGTCATAAGGGAGCTTCTTGTGGCTTCTCCAGATTCTGCAGCAGAAGTAACTGCTCGTGACGAGACTTGCCTTCATTTAGCAGTCAAGAATCATCAGTTTGAAGCTTTCAAATTATTACTTGAGAATCTCAAAGAATTTAACAAGCATGGTCTTTTAAACAAGAAGGATATCCAAGGAAACACTGTTTTGCATCTTGCAGTCTCAACTAAGCAATACGAG GTTATCGATCTATTGCTCGACGAAAATTTTGTTGCTAAGGGCACTATTGAAGTGAATTCTTTGAATAAAGGAGGCCTTACACCTTTGGAGGTACTACTTGAGGAAGCTGGAGATAGAGATATTGAGGAAATTCTAAGAACATCTGGTGCTGTATCTGCTGAAAACTTGCGATCTTTGCAACAAGAAGGCTTGCCACAATCTTGGGTTGTTCCAGTTCAAGATCCATCAAATGACCAATCCAGCAGAGAGCAAACAAGGGACGGGCCTCGATCTAATTCTAAGAAGCTTCAGGATTTCTTTAAGTATAATAAAACCAAAGACTGTCCAGGAAAAGTAAGAGACACCCTTCTCGTGATAACTATTCTAATTGCAACAGCAACTTATCAAACAGTACTTAGTCCACCAGGAGGCGTTTGGCAGGACACTTACTGGCCTGATCACAATAACAGCAGCAGTAGTGATGACATAACGTCCTTGCGACATATTGCAGGACAGTCAGTGATGGGTACCAACAATCCAATTTCCTATGGCTTGTTCTTGGTTTTCAACTCCATCGGATTTTTCGTTTCCCTTCACACAATAAATTTCCTCACCATAGGATTTCCGTTGCAATTGGAACTGCAGGTCTCACTTGTTGCCTTGATAGCAACCTATGATACTGTGATGTCTGCCATAACGCCTAACCGGGGAATTTCTCTCTTCTTTACCATCTTTTCCATAGTCTTTCCAGTTTTCTTGCCTCACATTACAAAGTTGTTGAGAAATCATTGCAAGAAACCTAAATTTATTATCAAGATTTGTGAGCTGTTTAGATAG